The Halobacterium litoreum genome includes a region encoding these proteins:
- the truA gene encoding tRNA pseudouridine(38-40) synthase TruA: MPRRAFRIAYDGRPYYGFQRQPDVTTVEGELFGALRRLDAFSGEKPPGYAAAGRTDAGVSARAQTIALDAPEWLTPYALNGELPDPIQAWAAADAPADFHATHDAEYREYRYYWLASEADDTRARRALAALAGEHDFHNLTPDDDHTVRDLAVDVARDGDFLVVTVRASGFSRELVRRVVSLAQEVTDSGDFDRIDRVFSEEPIQGNAGVQPANPQPLVLHDVGYDLDFEVDEDAAERARRTFRALRDDRLAGARVAGDLADL, encoded by the coding sequence ATGCCCCGCCGCGCGTTCCGAATCGCCTACGACGGCCGGCCGTACTACGGGTTCCAGCGCCAGCCGGACGTGACGACCGTGGAAGGCGAACTGTTCGGCGCGCTCCGGCGCCTCGACGCCTTTTCTGGTGAGAAGCCACCCGGCTACGCGGCGGCGGGTCGGACCGACGCGGGCGTCTCGGCGCGCGCGCAGACCATCGCGCTCGACGCCCCGGAGTGGCTGACGCCGTACGCGCTGAACGGCGAACTCCCGGACCCGATTCAGGCGTGGGCGGCCGCCGACGCGCCCGCGGACTTCCACGCGACCCACGACGCCGAGTACCGGGAGTACCGGTACTACTGGCTCGCCTCGGAGGCCGACGACACCCGGGCACGCCGGGCGTTGGCGGCGCTCGCTGGCGAACACGACTTCCACAACCTCACGCCCGACGACGACCACACCGTCCGGGACCTCGCTGTCGACGTGGCACGCGACGGCGACTTCCTCGTCGTCACGGTTCGCGCGAGCGGTTTCTCTCGGGAACTCGTGCGCCGGGTCGTCTCGCTCGCACAGGAAGTCACCGACTCGGGCGACTTCGACCGCATCGACCGCGTGTTCTCCGAGGAGCCGATTCAGGGCAACGCGGGCGTCCAGCCGGCGAATCCCCAGCCGCTCGTGCTCCACGACGTGGGCTACGACCTCGACTTCGAAGTGGACGAGGACGCCGCCGAGCGCGCGCGGCGGACGTTCCGAGCGCTACGGGACGACCGGCTGGCGGGCGCTCGCGTCGCCGGCGACCTCGCCGACCTCTAA
- the hisS gene encoding histidine--tRNA ligase has protein sequence MYDRLKGFRDFYPDEMGPRRVAMDALEGAAARYGFREIGTPALESTQMYVDKSGEGIVDELYSFTDKGGRDVALTPELTPTVARMVVAKQQELSKPIKWYSTRAFWRYEEPQQGRFREFYQTNVDIFGSSDPRADAEVLAVAADGLTELGLTSEDFEFRVSHRDILGGLLEAFDADVDVEEAIRTVDKREKIERAEYLDGLAAAGLSYDQAERFDDLLAGDDLDALTEFAGTERVDDAVSNLRNVLAAAENLGVREYCDVSLTTARGLDYYTGVVFECFDSTGEVGRSVFGGGRYDDLIEEFGGQPTPAVGVAPGHAPLNLLLERAGVLPEGEFTADYYVLQVGDTEAEAAEVATALRDRGNVVETDVSGRSFGAQMNYADGIGAETVVIVGEQDLANGEVTVKDMESGDQTTAPFEDFPGDRDRPTLEDYQ, from the coding sequence ATGTACGACCGACTCAAGGGATTTCGCGACTTCTACCCCGACGAGATGGGGCCGCGTCGGGTGGCGATGGACGCGCTGGAGGGCGCGGCCGCCCGGTACGGCTTTCGGGAGATTGGCACGCCCGCGCTGGAGTCTACGCAGATGTACGTGGACAAGTCCGGCGAGGGAATCGTCGATGAACTGTACTCCTTTACCGACAAGGGCGGCCGTGATGTGGCGCTGACGCCCGAACTGACGCCGACCGTCGCGCGGATGGTGGTGGCCAAACAGCAGGAACTCTCGAAGCCCATCAAGTGGTACTCGACGCGGGCGTTCTGGCGCTACGAGGAGCCCCAGCAGGGGCGGTTCCGGGAGTTCTACCAGACGAACGTGGACATCTTCGGGTCGAGCGACCCGCGCGCCGACGCGGAGGTACTGGCGGTGGCGGCCGACGGCCTCACCGAACTCGGCCTGACGAGCGAGGACTTCGAGTTCCGCGTCTCGCACCGGGACATCCTCGGCGGCCTGCTGGAGGCGTTCGACGCCGACGTGGACGTCGAAGAAGCGATTCGCACCGTGGACAAGCGCGAGAAAATCGAGCGCGCGGAGTACCTCGACGGCCTCGCGGCGGCGGGCCTCTCCTACGACCAGGCCGAGCGCTTCGACGACCTGCTCGCGGGCGACGACCTCGACGCACTCACTGAATTCGCGGGCACCGAGCGCGTCGACGACGCCGTCTCGAACCTGCGGAACGTCCTCGCCGCCGCCGAGAACCTCGGCGTGCGCGAGTACTGCGACGTGTCCCTGACGACCGCCCGAGGGCTCGACTACTACACCGGCGTCGTCTTCGAGTGCTTCGACTCCACCGGCGAGGTCGGGCGCTCGGTGTTCGGCGGCGGGCGGTACGACGACCTCATCGAGGAGTTCGGCGGCCAGCCGACGCCCGCGGTCGGCGTCGCGCCCGGCCACGCGCCCCTGAATCTCCTGCTCGAACGCGCCGGCGTCCTCCCCGAGGGCGAGTTCACCGCGGACTACTACGTTCTGCAGGTCGGCGACACGGAGGCCGAGGCGGCCGAGGTCGCCACCGCGCTCCGCGACCGCGGGAACGTCGTGGAGACGGACGTCTCCGGGCGGAGTTTCGGCGCGCAGATGAACTACGCCGACGGCATCGGCGCCGAAACCGTCGTCATCGTCGGCGAGCAGGACCTCGCGAACGGCGAGGTCACGGTCAAGGACATGGAGAGCGGCGACCAGACGACTGCGCCGTTCGAGGACTTCCCCGGCGACCGCGACCGCCCGACACTCGAAGATTACCAGTAA
- a CDS encoding DMT family transporter, producing the protein MESGLVYALVAAGIWGTYLFALKRYFAGIHGAVLTVFVNAAAIAWYLPYAVGTGDGMPAFPTLDTAALAVLAGTIVIGGAGFLLSVRALAVGDVSYVAPIAKIVPVFVVPIEVLGLGASLDPTAVVGIGVATTAVYLANYEGGHLLAPLRRAVHARPAQLAVVSAMLYAVSDVGRRLVLDGFTFPTKVWVPTFLGGVAIAVLPLALRRWPSEGVRPHLPKFVLAGSGVAVGEHVTALAFASAPASIVSTLVNAQAIVAVLMGCVLLDEPGLRRRLGAAVLAVVGVGLIAI; encoded by the coding sequence ATGGAGTCGGGGCTCGTCTACGCGCTCGTCGCGGCCGGCATCTGGGGCACTTACCTGTTCGCGCTGAAACGCTACTTCGCGGGCATCCACGGCGCCGTCCTCACGGTGTTCGTGAACGCCGCCGCCATCGCGTGGTACCTCCCGTACGCGGTCGGCACCGGCGACGGGATGCCGGCGTTCCCCACGCTCGACACCGCGGCCCTCGCGGTCCTCGCGGGCACCATCGTCATCGGCGGCGCGGGATTCCTGCTGTCGGTGCGCGCGCTCGCCGTCGGCGACGTGTCCTACGTCGCGCCAATCGCGAAAATCGTGCCCGTGTTCGTCGTTCCCATCGAGGTGCTCGGCCTCGGCGCCAGCCTCGACCCGACCGCCGTCGTCGGCATCGGCGTCGCCACCACCGCGGTCTACCTCGCGAACTACGAGGGCGGCCACCTGCTCGCGCCGCTCCGGCGCGCCGTCCACGCCCGCCCCGCGCAGTTGGCGGTCGTCTCGGCGATGCTGTACGCCGTCAGCGACGTGGGCCGCCGCCTCGTCCTCGACGGCTTCACGTTCCCGACGAAGGTCTGGGTGCCGACGTTCCTCGGCGGCGTCGCAATCGCCGTCCTCCCGCTCGCGCTCCGCCGGTGGCCGAGCGAGGGCGTCCGGCCCCATCTCCCGAAGTTCGTGCTCGCGGGGTCCGGCGTCGCCGTCGGCGAACACGTCACCGCGCTCGCGTTCGCCAGCGCCCCCGCCAGCATCGTCTCGACGCTCGTGAACGCGCAGGCCATCGTCGCCGTGCTGATGGGCTGTGTCCTCCTGGACGAACCCGGACTGCGTCGGCGACTCGGGGCTGCTGTGCTGGCGGTCGTGGGCGTCGGACTGATTGCGATTTGA